The following coding sequences lie in one Sphingomonas sp. M1-B02 genomic window:
- a CDS encoding glycosyltransferase encodes MLRVLILSTLFPDETRPNFGIFVERQTLALAALPDVEVRVVAPLGIPPRPFSRLARFRRLAALPRQEGWKGLDVHRPIFRNLPLTKGRFHAGAMVAALAPLLERIRADFPFDLIAAEYFFPDGVAAVELGRRLGVPVSIKARGSDIHRWGRTRPVGAQIRKAGQAADGMLAVSEAMRRDMIALGMPGDRIECVVSGVDFERFTLRDRAQAKTELGVEGPLILSVGALIPLKGHEIVIEAVAAMPGVRLWIAGQGPHRHALERCIARSNAGDRVRLLGSIPHAELPILLAAADAMALASEREGLANAWLEALASGTPIVIPDVGGARQVVRSDVAGRIVARTPQAFAEALRTLIDAAPPPAQVRATVEPFTWAANSARLRAYFLGLVDRRAGRP; translated from the coding sequence ATGCTCCGCGTGCTCATCCTTTCCACGCTGTTTCCGGACGAGACTCGTCCGAACTTCGGCATATTTGTCGAGCGTCAGACGCTAGCATTGGCGGCCCTGCCCGATGTCGAGGTGCGCGTCGTCGCGCCGCTCGGGATTCCGCCCCGGCCCTTTTCGCGATTAGCCCGCTTCCGCCGGCTCGCCGCGCTCCCGCGCCAGGAAGGGTGGAAGGGACTGGACGTCCACCGCCCGATCTTCCGCAATCTGCCGCTTACCAAAGGCCGCTTCCATGCAGGTGCAATGGTCGCCGCGCTGGCGCCGTTACTCGAACGCATCCGCGCGGATTTTCCCTTCGACCTCATCGCCGCCGAATATTTCTTCCCCGATGGGGTCGCCGCAGTCGAACTGGGACGACGCCTGGGCGTGCCCGTCTCGATCAAGGCGCGCGGCTCCGATATCCATCGCTGGGGACGCACGCGCCCGGTCGGCGCGCAGATCCGCAAGGCCGGCCAGGCGGCGGACGGGATGCTCGCAGTATCGGAGGCGATGCGACGTGACATGATTGCGCTCGGCATGCCCGGCGATCGGATCGAGTGCGTCGTCTCCGGCGTCGATTTCGAACGGTTCACGCTGCGCGACCGGGCCCAAGCCAAGACGGAGCTCGGAGTGGAGGGTCCGCTGATCCTTTCGGTCGGCGCGCTGATCCCGCTCAAGGGGCACGAAATCGTCATCGAGGCAGTCGCCGCCATGCCGGGGGTGCGCCTATGGATCGCCGGCCAGGGACCGCATCGCCACGCGCTGGAGCGCTGCATTGCCCGATCGAACGCCGGAGACCGTGTCCGTCTGCTCGGCTCGATCCCGCATGCCGAGCTCCCGATCCTGCTCGCCGCCGCCGACGCGATGGCGCTTGCTTCCGAGCGCGAGGGGCTCGCCAATGCCTGGCTCGAAGCCTTGGCGAGCGGCACGCCGATCGTGATCCCGGATGTCGGCGGCGCCCGCCAGGTGGTACGCAGCGACGTCGCCGGCCGGATCGTCGCGCGCACGCCGCAGGCCTTCGCCGAGGCGCTCCGTACATTGATCGACGCCGCGCCTCCGCCGGCGCAGGTTCGCGCCACCGTCGAGCCCTTCACCTGGGCCGCCAACAGCGCGCGGCTCCGGGCCTATTTCCTAGGACTTGTCGATCGCCGCGCCGGCCGACCGTAG
- a CDS encoding glycine zipper 2TM domain-containing protein: MRNMMLAFGAMSLLAPAAVILPTAKAEAKSYEYKADQQRRNNRQYREWRGRDGKRYCRKPDGTTGLVVGAVGGALVGRTIDTRGDRTGGTVLGAVAGALAGREIERAGSNNNGRRCR, from the coding sequence ATGCGTAACATGATGCTCGCGTTCGGCGCGATGTCCCTGCTGGCCCCCGCGGCCGTGATTTTGCCGACCGCCAAGGCGGAAGCGAAGTCGTACGAGTACAAGGCGGATCAGCAGCGCCGCAACAATCGCCAGTATCGCGAATGGCGCGGCCGTGACGGCAAGCGCTATTGCCGTAAGCCCGATGGCACCACCGGCCTCGTCGTCGGCGCAGTCGGCGGCGCGCTTGTCGGTCGCACCATCGACACCCGTGGTGACCGTACCGGCGGTACCGTGCTCGGCGCAGTCGCTGGCGCACTGGCCGGTCGCGAGATCGAGCGTGCCGGGAGCAACAACAATGGCCGCCGCTGCCGCTAA
- a CDS encoding cupin domain-containing protein translates to MNLKLQSGQPPLGIEGARRIIAALGLVPHPEGGWYRETWRADAAPGARSAGTAIHFLLEAGQRSHWHRVDADELWLWHAGAGLEVRIADDVGLVETVRLGGDVIDGESPQCLVPGGRWQSTEAPGGWGLVSCVVVPGFDFAGFELAPPGWAPPAP, encoded by the coding sequence ATGAACCTAAAACTACAATCCGGTCAGCCTCCGTTAGGAATCGAGGGCGCGCGGCGAATCATCGCCGCGCTGGGGCTGGTGCCGCATCCCGAGGGCGGCTGGTATCGTGAAACGTGGCGTGCGGACGCCGCGCCGGGCGCGCGCTCGGCAGGCACCGCGATACATTTTCTGCTGGAGGCGGGACAGCGCTCGCACTGGCACCGGGTCGATGCCGACGAGCTGTGGCTGTGGCATGCCGGAGCGGGGCTGGAGGTGCGGATCGCGGATGACGTGGGCTTGGTGGAGACGGTGCGTCTTGGCGGCGACGTCATTGACGGCGAGTCGCCGCAATGCCTGGTGCCCGGCGGCCGCTGGCAATCGACCGAGGCGCCCGGGGGCTGGGGTTTGGTGAGCTGCGTCGTCGTTCCCGGATTCGATTTCGCCGGCTTCGAGCTCGCACCGCCGGGATGGGCGCCGCCTGCACCATGA
- a CDS encoding low affinity iron permease family protein: MGHLFERFAQSVASWAGRPPAFVFALSVVLVWALTGPIFGYSDTWQLVINTGTTIVTFLMVFLIQNAQNRDAAAIQAKLDELIRSLVDARNEFIGIEHLGERELGYIRDRLEDEAGQGPRSAHAGIGRVLDRR, translated from the coding sequence ATGGGACATCTGTTCGAGCGCTTCGCGCAATCGGTGGCATCTTGGGCGGGACGGCCCCCGGCCTTCGTCTTCGCGCTCAGCGTGGTGCTGGTCTGGGCACTGACCGGCCCGATCTTCGGCTATTCCGACACCTGGCAGCTGGTGATCAACACCGGCACGACGATCGTCACCTTCCTGATGGTATTCCTGATCCAGAACGCCCAGAATCGCGATGCCGCGGCGATCCAGGCCAAGCTGGACGAACTGATCCGCTCGCTGGTCGATGCGCGCAACGAATTCATCGGGATCGAGCATCTCGGCGAGCGCGAGCTTGGCTACATCCGCGATCGGCTCGAGGACGAAGCGGGACAGGGGCCGCGCAGCGCACATGCCGGGATCGGGCGCGTGCTCGATCGTCGCTGA
- a CDS encoding phytanoyl-CoA dioxygenase family protein, with product MGFEQPRPRGAGSEDYPTAYQRDGYAILPRFFGPDEVAAIAAAMDQIHAEGVAHGRSFRHGNLFYNVAPVDDGEPLVRMVQWPSYHQPVLDAVRRDPRFAAMLAPLIGGDLKQIINQLHWKAPGSLGDFAWHQDSRFRKPDAHYRNLGTSYVQTGLAIDPHNPGSGGMRFVPGSHLQGTVDLDTSTEVLGSSLADDALIAAGFSPDDVVELVLEPGDLAIWSPYLVHGSGANRSEHQRRFYINGYVRAADCDRGEWTFRDGEPVALGAEPALVHYEQLHERGEPHYV from the coding sequence GTGGGTTTTGAGCAGCCTCGGCCGCGCGGCGCGGGATCCGAAGACTATCCAACCGCCTATCAGCGCGACGGCTATGCGATCCTGCCCCGATTCTTCGGGCCCGACGAAGTGGCGGCGATCGCCGCGGCGATGGACCAGATCCATGCCGAGGGCGTCGCGCACGGGCGCAGCTTCCGCCACGGCAACCTCTTCTACAATGTTGCACCGGTGGACGACGGCGAGCCGCTGGTGCGGATGGTGCAATGGCCTTCCTATCACCAGCCGGTGCTCGACGCGGTCCGTCGCGATCCGCGCTTCGCGGCGATGCTCGCGCCGCTGATCGGCGGCGACCTGAAGCAGATCATCAACCAGCTCCACTGGAAGGCGCCCGGGAGCCTTGGCGATTTCGCCTGGCACCAGGATTCGCGCTTCCGCAAGCCCGACGCGCATTATCGCAATCTCGGCACTTCCTATGTCCAGACCGGCCTGGCGATCGATCCGCACAATCCGGGATCGGGCGGGATGCGGTTCGTGCCCGGCAGCCACCTGCAGGGCACGGTGGATCTCGACACGTCGACCGAAGTGCTTGGATCTTCGCTGGCCGACGATGCGCTGATCGCCGCGGGCTTCTCGCCCGACGACGTCGTCGAGCTGGTGCTGGAGCCCGGCGATCTGGCGATCTGGAGCCCCTATCTGGTGCATGGATCGGGGGCCAATCGCTCGGAGCATCAGCGCCGCTTCTACATCAATGGCTATGTCCGCGCCGCGGATTGCGATCGCGGCGAATGGACGTTTCGCGACGGGGAGCCGGTGGCGCTAGGCGCGGAGCCGGCGCTGGTCCATTATGAGCAATTGCACGAGCGCGGCGAACCGCATTATGTTTGA